The sequence CACGAGCGCGGACACGGCGAGCGCGGCCGGGCTGACGTGCTCCCGCAGGAGCAGCGCCGACCAGGCCAGCGTGAGGACCGGCTGGGCGAGCTGCAGCTGGCCGGTCCTGGCGACACCGCCGCGGGCAAGGCCGGCGTACCAGGCGAAGAAGCCCAGGAACATCGACACGACGGTCACGTAGGCGAACCCCAGCCAGCTGACCGGCGCGGCGCCCGGCGGGTCGAGGATCGTCACCACGACGGTCGCGGGCACGGTCAGCGGCAGCGAACCGACCAGCGCCCAGCAGATGGTGCGAGCGCCGCCCAGCTCACGGGCCAGCCGGCCGCCTTCGGCGTAGCCGAGCCCGCACAGGCCGACGGCGCCGAGCAGAGCCAGGTCCGCCGGTCCGACGCCACCGGACACGGCACCCGAGGCCACCAGAAACGCGAGCACCGCGACGAGCCCGGCCAGCGCCGCGGCCCAGAACAGCGGCGGCGGACGCTCGCGCCCGCGCAGGACCGCGAACACGGCCGTGCACGCCGGCAGCACCGCGATGACGACGGCCGCGTGCGCCGCCGTCTGGGACGTCAGCGCGAGCGACGTCAGCAGCGGGAACCCGAACACGACACCCAGCGCCACCGCCGCCAGCCGCCGCCACTGGTCGCGGGTCGGCCGGGGTGACCCGGTCAGCCTCAGGTAGCCGGACGCGAGGAGGCCAGCGCCCACCGCCCGCGCGAAGGCCACGAACCAGGGGTTCAGGTCCTCGACGGCGACCCGGGTCGCCGGCAGCGACATGCTGAACGCCAGCACCCCCGCGCCGCCGAGAACCCGGCCCGATACCCACCAGCGAGTAGTAGCGCTACTCAGGCTCCTCATGGTCAACGATAGCGGAGCCGACCCGCCCCGCGCCTCGCCGCCGCCGTGTCGCGGCGCCGGACAGGGCGACGCCGGACACAGCGGCGCCGGACGCCTCCCGACCGCCATCCCACGGGCCGGCGGCGATCGCGGCGCGCGGGCGCGGCGCCTGTTGGCACCAAAGTGCTAGTCGATCAAGGGCATCGACGGCACAAATCGGCGGTCAGCGGCCGGCACACCGGACCACGGCTCGCCAGATCTTCCTGGTCAGCCTCCAGCGTCCGAGAACAACGCCGACCGCGAGCCGTGACGGGGCCGCAAGATTTCCTAGACATTTCCTACCTACCAGTAGGTAACTATCTCCACCCACCAGATCCGCTCCGGTCCGGCGCCCGGCCGGCCCGGGCGGCAGCACCCCGGAGGTCGCTCATGCTGGTCCACCGCCCGCGCCGCCGATTACCCCGACGCGCCGCACTGATCGCGCTGCCGGCGGCGCTGGTCACGGCCCTGTTCGCCGGCGGAGCCGCGACGGCCGCCGCCGCGTCGGCGGCGGCACCGCTGCCCGTCATCTACAACTTCCCGGCGGCGGTCGCGATCTCGCTGGCGCACCCGAACGCCGACCCGCCCGGCTCCAACGACTTCTCCTGCCGGCCGAGCGCGGCCCATCCGAGGCCGGTGGTCCTGGTCCACGGCACGCTCGCGGACAAGACGAACGAATGGCAGGCCCTCGCGCCGCTGCTGAAGAACGACGGCTACTGCGTCTTCGCGCCCAACATCGGTGGCGCCTCGCCGGACGCCTACATCCAGGCGACCGCCCCGATCGAGCAGAGCTCGGCCCAGCTCGCTACCTTCGTCGACCAGGTGCTCGCCGCCACCGGCGCGTCCAAGGTCGACCTCGTCGGCCACTCCCAGGGCGGCATGCTGCCGCGTTACTACATCAACAACCTCGGCGGCGACGCGAAGGTCAACTCGCTGATCGGCCTCGCGCCGTCCAACCACGGCACGACCCTCGACGGACTGGCTCAGATCGCCCAGGCCCTCGGCCTGTCCAGCACCGTCGCCTCGGCCTGCGCCTCGTGTGCCGAGCAGATCATCGGATCACCGTTCCTCACGGCGCTCAACGCCGGCGGTGGCACCCGGCCCAGCGTCCACTACACCGTCATCGAGACCAGGTACGACGAGATCGTCACGCCCTACACCTCGGCGTTCCTGTCCGGATCCAACGTCAAGAACATCACCCTGCAGGACAGCTGCATCCTCGACGGCTCCGACCACATCTCGATCGCCTATGACCGCGTGGCCCTGCGCTTCGTCGAGAACGCGCTCGATCCCCAACACCCCAAGCCGCCGATCTGCGTCCCGGTCCTGCCGGTCGTCGGCGGCTGAGTAAGCCCGTCCGGAAGGGCAGGCCGGCGCACCCATGCCGGGCCGCCCGGCACGGCAGCTCGCCCGGCACGGCACGAAGCCCCGCGTCGCGAGACGCGGGGCTTCGTGAATGTTCGGTCGACGCCACGTGAGGCGTGAGGCTCAGATCTTGTGGCCCCAGCAGCCCTTCGAGGCGTACCACGGGCTGGTGCCCTGCTGGGCGTAGAGCTTGTAGGCCTTGGCCCACTGCTCGGAGACCGAGGCGTTCTGCGGCAGACCCCTTCCGCCCAGTCCATGCCAGGTGGACGGCAGGAACTGGAAAAGTCCGCCGGCACCGATAGAGTTCACCGCGCGGGGGTTGCCGCCCGACTCACACGGCACCACGGCCGAGAGGAAATGCGCCGCCGACGGCCGGGCCGCAGCGGAAGCAGGCTGGGTGGCGACCAGACCGGTCCCGACGACCGCCGCGGCCAACGCCGGGGTAGCGATCATCGCACGGGCACGGGTGGAGAGGCCACGAAGCAAGATTGAAGTCCTTTCCCACGCCTCCGAAGACAGGCAGAAATCCGAGCGCACTCCAGCCCGGCGAAAATCGGCCTGGAATCCGTATCCCGGAAAGGGCATCGACACTACGATGCCAGGCGCCACCTCGGTGACGCGCCCACCCTCGGTCCCTGCCGAACAGGTCCGAAGAAAACGCCGTGACGCGGGGGCAAAGAAAAGGCGTCCCGCCCGGCGTGTGCCCCACCGTCCAGCGCGGCACGAGAACCACCATGACAGCCAGAACCCGGCCCTGGCAAACCCCGAAATCCCCGGTAACCCGACTCACACGCCAACGTGGAAGAACACTCGGCCCGACAAATCCCGACACGTTCCCGCGCCCTCGCCACCCACTGCCACCGGCCCCCCACCGCGGCCGACAAGCGCGCCGGGCGGTGACCGGGCCGCCCGCACCGGCCACGCCCCGCCCGCGAGGCGCTCACCCAACGTCGGCCACTGTGAGGACGGACACGGCGCCGCCGGCACCGACGCCGCGTGCCGGGGCCGACCGGAGCTGCACCGCCGGCCGGCGGTGCATACCGGCCGCTGCCGCGGTCCCGCCCGCGCGGGACCGCGGCCAGCGGGCCTCAGCCCTGCGGGTTCTGCGGCCAGCCGCCCTGCTGCTGACCCTGCTGCGGCGGGTACTGCTGCCAGCCGCCCTGCTGCTGGCCCTGCTGCGGCGGGTACTGCTGCCAGCCGCTCTGCGGGTCGCCGCCCTGCGGCTGCCCCTGCTGCCAGCCACCGGGGACCTGGCCCGGCTGCTGGCCCTGCTGCCACCCGCCCTGCGGCGGCTGCTGGTAGGCACCCGGCTGCGGGGCTCCCGGCTGCTGGCCCTGCGGCCAGCCCGGCTGCGGGGGGCCGTACGGGTACCCGGGCGGGCCGGCGGCCGGGGTCTGGCCGGCGCCGGACACGTGCCGCAGGGCGGTGAACGCGGTCAGCGCGAGCACCGCGAACAGCCCGAGGAACAGCCCGGCGCGCGCGCCGGACTTGACGTCGGAGTCCAGGTAGGCCGGCACGTCCGGCAGCGTGGCCCAACGGATCACGATGAGCAGCAGGGCGAACCCGCTGGCGATCGTGAACACCAGCGCCGGCGGGATCGGTCCCACGGCCGGCATCCGGAAGCGCCCGAGGACCTGGGCGGCCACCAGGCCCGCGATCGCCAGGCACAGCAGGACCGGGAACCACGCCAGGAAGCCGGAGTGCCAGGCGCTCCAGGAGTAGTTGTACCGGTTGAGCTTCACGCCGTACCACGGCAGGAAGCTCGAGATGAAGACGACGAGGCCAGCTCCTAGCACCCCGATGTCGTAGGTCGCGACATCGCGGCCTCCGATGCGTGCCATAACGTGAAAACCCCTCTTCGCTAGCGACGAACGATGTGGGCGTGCTCGCCCGGCCCATGGCCAGCCCGCCAGGAGCGGTCCAGGCCGCGTCCTGCCCCCCAAGCCCGCCCCCATGAACGAGAGCGCCACAACGTACCAAACGGGCATTTATCGCCCGGTTGGGGTGAGACTCCCAGAGGGCGAACCCAGGTCACGCCAATGTCCGGAAGCCGACAGCGGCTTTCCCGTGGTCCGGAACATCCGTCGCCGAAAGCGTGCGGGCGGCGCCGCTAGGCGGCCGGCGGCACGGACACGGACCGCGAGGGAGCGCGGCCGGCCCGAGAGGGGCCTCTCGCCTCGGCCGGCTCGCCGGGCGGTGCCGCGGGACCGCCCGCGCGCCCGGCGGACCGCCGGGCCGCGCTGGTCGGCACCGCGCCAGACCTCGAGGTGGCGCCGTAGAGCACACCACCGACGACGAGGACGGCGCCAGCGATCTCGGCGGCCGACAGCCGCTCGCCGACCAGGACCGCCGCGGCGGACAGCCCGACGACGGGCACGAGCATCGAGAACGGCGCGACCAGGCCGGCGGGGTGGCGGGCCATCAGCCAGCTCCAGATGCCCGAGCCCAGCAACGTGCCGATCACGACCGTGTAGGCGAGGCCGGCGAGGGCGCTCCAGAGGTGGCCGGTCGTGGTGAACGCCCCGGCGACCCGGTGCGGCCCCTCGACGAGCAGGGACAGCGCCAGCATCGGCACCGGCGGCACGACCGACATCCACAGGGTGAGGTGGAACGGGTTCGGCGCGTGCGCCCGGGCGTTGCAGACGTTCCCGATCGCCCAGCCGAAGCCGCCGGCGAGCACCAGCAGGAACGGGCCGAACGCGGCCGCGTCGTGCGCCCGGGTCCAGCCGACGACGCCGAGGCCGAGGACGGCGACCAGCAGGCCGGCCAGCCGGCGCGGGGTGACCCGCTCGCGGAACCCGACGGCCCCGAGCAGCACGGTGAACGGCGCCGAGGACTGCAGCACCAGGGACGCGAGCCCGGGCTGCATGCCGGCGTGCATGCCCCAGTAGAGGAAGAGGAACTGCAGCGTGCCAAAACCGAGCCCGTAACCGAGCAGCAGGCGCGTCGGGACGGCGGGCCGGGGCACCAGGAACAGCGTCGGAATCGCGATGACGCTGAATCGCACCGCCGCCAACAGGAACGGCGGGAAGTGCCGGAGCGAGGCGTCGATGGCGAGGAAGTTCAGGCCCCAGGCAATGGCGACGACGACGGCGAGCAGGCGGTGACGCGGCGGCATACCTCGACTGTCCCCGAGGCCACATATTAGGACAAGTGAAAGCTAATTCAATGTCTCTGTAGGCTGCCTACATGGACGTGCGCCACCTGGAGCTTCTGCGCGACCTCGCCGAACGCGGCAGCATCACCGCCGTCGCCGTCGCGACCCATCGCACGCCGTCGGCGGTCTCCCAGCAGCTGCGCACCGCCCAGCGGGAGTTCGGCGTCGGGCTGGTCGAGCCGCACGGGCGCGGCGTCCGGCTGACGGACGCCGGCCGGCTGCTCGCCGGCGCCGGCCGGGACGTCGCCCGCGTGCTCGCCGAGGTGCAGGCCCGGTTCGACGAGTTCCGCGGCGAGCCGGCCGGGCTGGTCCGCGTGGCGGCCCTGCCGAGCGCCGCGACCCTGCTGCTGCCGGGCGTGCTGGCCGAGCTGGAGACGACGGCGATCCGGCTGGAGTGCGACGACGTCGACCTGCCGGAGCAGGAGTACGGCCGGCTGGCGACGGACTACGACATCGTGATCGGGCACAGCCTGCACGCGGGCCCGCCGCCGGGCGCGGAGGGCCTGGTCACCGTGGCGCTGGCCAGGGAGCCGCTCGACATCGCCATGCGGGCCGGCCATCCGCTCGCCGACGGGCCGACGGTGACGGCGGCCCAGCTGATCGAGGTCGAGTGGTACGGCGTGCCGCTCGGCTACCCGTTCGACGTCATCCGCCTCGCGGTCGAGGCGGCCACCGGGCGGCCGGTCATGGTCGTCCAGCGTCTGCGGGACAACCGGCTGGTCGAGGCGCTGGTGGCTCGCGGCGACCGGGTCGCCGTCCTCCCCCGGTTCACGACCCCGACCGGCCACGGCCTGGAGCTGCGGGAGCTGGCCGGGCTGGACACCGGCCGGCATCTGCTCGCGCTGCTGCGGCCGGACCGGGCCGAGCGCCTCGCCGTCCGGCACGCCCTCGCCAGCTTCCGCCGCCACGCCGCGGACATCGCCGCCCGCCATGGCAGGGGTCCGGGGCACCCGTCAGACGCGGGAGGCCCCGGCGGCGCCCCCGGCCAGCCACCGGGAGCCGAAGGCGCGCGGTGAGAGCGTGCCGGCGCGGGCCGCGAGGGAGCCGACCGCATAGGCGCCCATCAGGCAGACCAGGCCCCACTCGCCGCGCGGCGCCCAGCGCAGGACCGCGCCGGCCAGCAGGGCGAACGCGGCCAGGTTGGCCAGGCCGGTCCAGGCGAGGTAACGGTTGTCGCCGGCGCCGATGAGCACGCCGTCGAGCACGAAGACCAGACCGGCGAGCGGCTGGCCCGCGGCGAGGACCAGCACCGCCGGGACGACGAGCCGGGCGACCGCGGCCGAGCTGGTGAACGCCGGCCCGAGCACCCAGGCCAGGCTCGCGAGGACGACTCCCACGGCGGCCCCGCTGCCCACACCCCAGGCCACACAGCGGCGCAGCACCGCCCGCACCCCGGCGAGGTCACCGCCGCCCAGCCGGTCACCGACGAGCACCTGGGCCGCGATCGCCAGCGCGTCGAGCGCGAACGCGGCCGTGGCGAACAGCGTCATCGCGACCTGGAACGCGGCCAGCTCGTCCGACCCGAGCGCGGTCGCCGTGTAGGTGACCAGCAGCAGCCCGGCCCGCAGGCTCGCCGTCCGCAGCAACAGCCAGAAACCGGCCCGCGCGCCCCGCAGCACCCCGACCCCGCGCGGACGGCCGCTCGCGCCGACCCGGCGAGCGTGCCCGGCGACCACCCCGAGGTAGGCCACGACCATCCCCCACTGGGCGAGCACCGTCCCGGTGGCCGAGCCGGCGATCCCCCAGCCGGCGCCGTAGATGAACGCCGCGTTCAGGGCGGCGTTCGCGCCGAAGCCGAGGGCCGCCACGACCAGCGGCGTGCGGGTGTCGTGCAGGCCGCGCAGCAGGCCGGCGGCGGCGAAGACGAGCAGCATCGCCGGCAGGCCCGCCATCGAGATCGACAGGTAGCGGGACGCCTGGGCGTCGACGGCCCGGTCCGCGCCGAACGCGCCCACCAGCGACGGGGTGACCCACCAGCCCAGCAGCGCCAGCCCCGCTCCCAGCCCGGCGGCGAGCCACAGCCCGTCCAGGCCCGCGGCCACCGCCGCCCGCTCGTCCCCGGCGCCGCGCAGCCGGGCGACCGTCGGCGTCGTCGCGTAGGCCAGGAAGACCATCAGGCCGACGGCGGTCCCGAGCACCGACGACGCGAGACTCAGCCCCGCCAGCGGCGCGGTGCCCAGATGCCCGACCATCGCGGTGTCGGCCAGCAGAAACAGCGGCTCGGCGACCAGCGCCCCCAACGCGGGCAACGCCAGCCGCATGATCGCCCGGTCCAGCCGGGCGTCCCGGACCGCCTCAGCTGGCGCGTCCCGCACGATCGCCGGGTCCAGGCGGATCTCCGCCGCCGGCGCGTCGTCTGCCAACCCCACGTCGCGAGCCTGCCTCCAGCTGGCCACGATCGGGACCGTCGATGACCAGTCTCACGTCCTCCTCGTCGCCCGTCACTGGGCGTGTGCTCGGCCCGAGCGCACTCGTCCGCGCCGGCCGCACTCGGGGGCCGCCTAGCCGAGCGAACGGGTGTTCGAGGATAATTCTCGATCGCGACCCGGGTGGCGACCATTTTCGCCGGAAGTGCGGGAAAAAGCGGTCTTCGGTGGGTATGTCGACGGTGCGTCGCGCTGAGTGCGCGGCGCGGTCGGTCCTGAGCACGTGAGGTGGGTTTTGGGGATGGCGTTTCGACTGCCGGACGAGAAGCAGGCGCCGGTGGGCAGCGTCGAGGCGCGGCGGCTGCTGGACGACGCCACCGCGCTGCGGGACCTCGCGGACGACGCGCTCGCCCGCGAGGAGGACGCCCGTACCGAGGTCGCGCGGCGTTTCCAGGTGGTGCGGGCGACGCTGGCGCGGCGCGACCTGGCGACGATGGATGTCGAGCGGCTGAAGGACACCGCCGACGACCGGCTGCCGTTCCCGGCGCTGCGCCGGGCCGGCTACCGCACGGTGGCCGACCTCGTCGACGAGCGTCCGGAGGTGCTCGACGCGCACCCCGGCATCGGCGCGGTGTCCGCCAACCGGGCGATCGCCGCGGCCCGGGCGCTCGACCAGGCCGCGCAGGAGCGGCTCGGCCTGCGGGTCGCGATGGACCCCAGCGACGAGCGGGCCACCGACCTGCTGCGCTGGCTGCGCCGCGTGGTGCAGCTCGCGGACGCGCTCGACGACGTGCGCGGACCGGCCGGGGTGCTGGCCAACGACCTGCCCGCGCTGGTCACGGCCGCCGCGCCCACGCGTAGCCGGACCCGGATGCTGTTCGCCGGCGAACGGCGCCGGGTCGCGGCCCGTCAGGTGCTTGACCAGGTAAGGCGGCTGCTCGACGACGCCGAGACGGCCGGGATCGCCGACCGGCTGACGGCGGCGGGCCGGCTCGCGCGCACGGCGCCGGGCGACACAGGCGTCTGGGGCGACTTCGAGCGCGCGGCGGTCCGCTACTACGGGCTGCTGGGCGAGATCGTCGGAATCCGGGACACCACCGACGCGGCGGCCGGTCAGCTGCCCGAGGACATCGCGGCCCGGGTCCGCGAGCAGCGGCTGGACGGCGAGTTCCGGACCGTGTCGCTGCGTGGGTACCAGGCGTTCGGCGCGAAGTTCGCGCTCGCCCAGCGCCGGGTGATCCTCGGCGACGAGATGGGCCTGGGCAAGACGGTCCAGGCGATCGCCGCGCTCGCCCACCTGCGGGCGCTCGACCAGACCCACTTCCTGGTCGTCTGCCCGACGTCGGTGCTGGTCAACTGGCTGCGCGAGATCGCCCGGCACAGCACGCTGACGGCGCACCGCCTGCACGGCCCGGACCGGGCCGACGCGGCGCGGCGCTGGTTGGCCGAGGGAGGCGTCGCGGTCACCACGTTCGACACGCTGAGCGCGCTGGAGCTCCCCACGGCGCTGCGGGCCCGGGTCGACGTGCCGACCCAGCGGGACCGGGTGCGCCGCAGGCGGACCGTCGCCGCCGGGCCGCCGGGGCCACGCATCGCGATGCTGGTCGCCGACGAGGCCCACTACGTGAAGAACCCGGCGACGAAGCGGGCCGAGGCGCTGCGGGCGCTGGTCAACCGAGCCGACCTCGTGGACCGGGTGCTGTTCCTGACCGGCACGCCGATGGAGAACCGCGTCGACGAGTTCCGCCAGCTGGTCGGGTACCTGCAGCCGAGCCTGCTGCCGGTCAACCCCGCGGCCCGCCGGCCGCGCGACACCCCGGAGCTGTCCCCGGCCCGGTTCCGGACGCTGGTCGCGCCGGTCTACCTGCGTCGCAACACCCACGAGGTGCTCTCCGAGCTGCCCGACCGGGTCTCGACCGACGAGTGGCTCGAACGCGGCTCACGCGCCGAGCAGGCGGCCTACCGCAAGGCGGTGCTGGACCGGAAGTTCATGGCGATGCGCCGGGTGGCCTTCACCGGCGACCCGGAGCACTCGGCGAAGCTCGACCGGCTGGTCGACATCGCCCGCGAGGCGGGCCAGAACGGCCAGCGGGTGGTCGTCTTCTCGTTCTTCCTCGAGGTGCTGGACATCGTCGGCCGGCGGCTGCGGGCGGACCCGGAGTGCGGCGCGGTGTTCGGGCCGATCACCGGCGCGGTCGCGGCCGAGGAGCGCCAGCAGCTGGTGGACGACTTCGGCCGGCGGCCCGCGCCGGCGGTGCTGCTGAGCCAGATCGTCGCCGGCGGCACCGGGCTGAACATGCAGGCGGCGTCGGTCGTCATCCTGTGCGAGCCGCAGGTCAAGCCGACCCTGGAGGAGCAGGCGATCGCCCGGCTGCACCGGATGGGCCAGATCCGGACCGTGCAGGTGCACCGCCTGCTGACGACCGACAGCGTCGACCAGCGGCTGGTCGAGATCCTGGCCGCGAAGCGCGTCGAGTTCGACGCCTACGCCCGCCGCAGCGACCTGGCCGACGCCGGCCCCGAGGCGCTGGACGTGTCCGACGAGGTGCTCACCAAGCAGGTGCTGGAGGAGGAGTACGCCCGGATCGCGAAGACCGGGGCCCGCGCCTGAGGGGGACTCCCGGCGACGAGCGGGCGTCGTGGGTGGACGGCCGGCCTGGCCCGCCCACCCACGACGCCGTCAGTGTCTCGTCGTGGTGCCCGTGTGGTGGTGCCCGCCGTGGCCGGCGACCAGGAAGCCGATCACGCCGATGACGATCAGCGCGGCGACCACCGCGAAGAAGATCTTCAGCTTGCTGTACGGCCGCTCACCCTGGATCTCGCCGGTCATGCCGTTGACGAGGATCTGCCAGCTGCGCCCCGCGTAGAGGAACGTGGCGATCCACAGCGGCAGCAGCATCAGCTTGAACGTGACGTTGTTGTGCTGCGTGTTCACGTGGTGAATCCGCTGCTCGTCACCGCCGATGTCGCGCCTGACGTCCTCGGCGATGACCGGGGCCATCCGGTTCTTCGCCTCCTCGAAGCCGGACTCCGGCTCGAGGTCGTAGCGCAGCGCGAAGTGCCCGGCGAGAAACTCCTGCTGGAACGGCTGGGCGGCGTCCAGCGGCCAGGGCGCCAGGTCGTCGACCTTCTTCGGCGGCAGCACCGAGCTGCCGGGCACCAGCACGTCGTCGAACACCCGGTCGACGTTGCCGCTCGCCCGGTGCCAGCGGGTCTTCTGCACCTGGCGGGTCTGCTGCTTGCCCTCGCTGTCGGTGTAGGACTCGGTGACCCAGTAGTGGTCGCCACGCTCGCCGTCGTAGCCGGAGAAGGTCCGCGAGTCGAACGTCCAGTGCGGGACGTACGTGCTCTTCATCGACTCGGTCTCGGTGACCTTCTTCAGCGCCTTCGGCGCGAACCACCGCGACGACGTCCACTTCCGGACGGCGTCACGCACGGCGCTCCGGTCGAGGCCGAACGGCAACACGCCCTCGGGCACGATCTGCCCGGTCGCGGCCGGGTCGATCACCAGCGGCGAGCCGCAGAACTGGCAGAGCGTGGCGGTCTCGTTCGACTCGCTGCGGGCCGCGCAGCGCTGGCAGACGTAGACGTAGGCGCCGATGCTGCCGACCGGCTTGCGGGGCAGCGTCGCCAGGTTCTCGATCGCGATCTCGTGGATCTCGCGGTCCCCCGCCGCGATCTCCTGGGTGAACCCGCAGTACGGGCACCGCATCGACGTCGAGCCTGGCGCGAACTCCAGCCGCGCTCCGCACCCACCGCAGGGATAGGTCGCCGACGCGACCGAAGCCTGCTGGAACCCTTGATCGGTCATTGCTTCCTCAGCTGTGGGGACGCGCTCAGGCCTGCGGCGGGAGCGGCGGGGGGACGCTTCCGAACAGCGGCGCTACCTCGGCGACCTGAGCCGCCGCCGTCCAGGCCGCCATGCCGTTCTTCCAGACCAGCGTGTCGGGCCGCAGCTGGCCGCCGGAGATCTGCTGGGCGAGCTGGCCGCGGTCGAACGGGCCGAGCTGCTGGCCGTTGACGCCGAGGAACCACTGCTCGGGCGTCGGCAGCGGCGGCGGGGCCGACGGCGCCTGCTGCTGACCAGGCTGCTGGTAGCCGGGCTGCTGCTGACCGGGCTGCTGGTAACCGGGGCCGGGCTGCTGATAGCCAGGCTGCTGGAACCCGGGCTGCTGGTAACCGGGCTGCTGGTAGCCGGGCTGGCCGACGCCGCCCGCGGCGCGCTGGCCCAGCGCCATCCCGAGCCCGATCCCGAGACCCTCGCCGGCGCCGCCCTGGTTCTGCGCCGCCGCCTCGATCGCGTTCGCGGTCTGGAACTGGGTGTACTGGTCGAGATTCCCGAGAATGCCCATCTGGCTGCGCTTGTCGATGGCCTCCTCGACCTCGGGCGGCAGCGAGATGTTCTCGATGACGAACTTGGGAATGGCGATGCCGTACGGAGCGAGCTCCTCCGTCAGCGCCTTGGCGAGCGTCCCGCCGATCTGGTCCTGGCGGGTGGCCAGGTCGAGCATCGGCACGTGGGCGTTCGCGAGCGCGCCGCCGAGCCGGCCGACAATCAGCTGGCGCAGGAACTCGGACACCTCTTCGGTGCGGAACTGCGGGTCGGTGCCGGCCAGTTCCTTCAGGAGAAGGCCCGGATCCACCACCCGCATGGAGAAGGCGCCGAACGCCCGCAGCCGGACCATGCCGAACTCCGGGTCCCGGACGATCACCGGGTTCTGGGTGCCCCACTTCAGGTCGGTGAACTGCCGAGTCGTGACG is a genomic window of Pseudofrankia inefficax containing:
- a CDS encoding DMT family transporter, coding for MRSLSSATTRWWVSGRVLGGAGVLAFSMSLPATRVAVEDLNPWFVAFARAVGAGLLASGYLRLTGSPRPTRDQWRRLAAVALGVVFGFPLLTSLALTSQTAAHAAVVIAVLPACTAVFAVLRGRERPPPLFWAAALAGLVAVLAFLVASGAVSGGVGPADLALLGAVGLCGLGYAEGGRLARELGGARTICWALVGSLPLTVPATVVVTILDPPGAAPVSWLGFAYVTVVSMFLGFFAWYAGLARGGVARTGQLQLAQPVLTLAWSALLLREHVSPAALAVSALVLACVALTQYTRSGDARSGDARRNVNGAIGAQRQWERQCDPAAGLSNARKQ
- a CDS encoding esterase/lipase family protein, which translates into the protein MLVHRPRRRLPRRAALIALPAALVTALFAGGAATAAAASAAAPLPVIYNFPAAVAISLAHPNADPPGSNDFSCRPSAAHPRPVVLVHGTLADKTNEWQALAPLLKNDGYCVFAPNIGGASPDAYIQATAPIEQSSAQLATFVDQVLAATGASKVDLVGHSQGGMLPRYYINNLGGDAKVNSLIGLAPSNHGTTLDGLAQIAQALGLSSTVASACASCAEQIIGSPFLTALNAGGGTRPSVHYTVIETRYDEIVTPYTSAFLSGSNVKNITLQDSCILDGSDHISIAYDRVALRFVENALDPQHPKPPICVPVLPVVGG
- a CDS encoding transglycosylase family protein, translated to MIATPALAAAVVGTGLVATQPASAAARPSAAHFLSAVVPCESGGNPRAVNSIGAGGLFQFLPSTWHGLGGRGLPQNASVSEQWAKAYKLYAQQGTSPWYASKGCWGHKI
- a CDS encoding EamA family transporter, translating into MPPRHRLLAVVVAIAWGLNFLAIDASLRHFPPFLLAAVRFSVIAIPTLFLVPRPAVPTRLLLGYGLGFGTLQFLFLYWGMHAGMQPGLASLVLQSSAPFTVLLGAVGFRERVTPRRLAGLLVAVLGLGVVGWTRAHDAAAFGPFLLVLAGGFGWAIGNVCNARAHAPNPFHLTLWMSVVPPVPMLALSLLVEGPHRVAGAFTTTGHLWSALAGLAYTVVIGTLLGSGIWSWLMARHPAGLVAPFSMLVPVVGLSAAAVLVGERLSAAEIAGAVLVVGGVLYGATSRSGAVPTSAARRSAGRAGGPAAPPGEPAEARGPSRAGRAPSRSVSVPPAA
- a CDS encoding LysR family transcriptional regulator, whose amino-acid sequence is MDVRHLELLRDLAERGSITAVAVATHRTPSAVSQQLRTAQREFGVGLVEPHGRGVRLTDAGRLLAGAGRDVARVLAEVQARFDEFRGEPAGLVRVAALPSAATLLLPGVLAELETTAIRLECDDVDLPEQEYGRLATDYDIVIGHSLHAGPPPGAEGLVTVALAREPLDIAMRAGHPLADGPTVTAAQLIEVEWYGVPLGYPFDVIRLAVEAATGRPVMVVQRLRDNRLVEALVARGDRVAVLPRFTTPTGHGLELRELAGLDTGRHLLALLRPDRAERLAVRHALASFRRHAADIAARHGRGPGHPSDAGGPGGAPGQPPGAEGAR
- a CDS encoding MATE family efflux transporter, with translation MGLADDAPAAEIRLDPAIVRDAPAEAVRDARLDRAIMRLALPALGALVAEPLFLLADTAMVGHLGTAPLAGLSLASSVLGTAVGLMVFLAYATTPTVARLRGAGDERAAVAAGLDGLWLAAGLGAGLALLGWWVTPSLVGAFGADRAVDAQASRYLSISMAGLPAMLLVFAAAGLLRGLHDTRTPLVVAALGFGANAALNAAFIYGAGWGIAGSATGTVLAQWGMVVAYLGVVAGHARRVGASGRPRGVGVLRGARAGFWLLLRTASLRAGLLLVTYTATALGSDELAAFQVAMTLFATAAFALDALAIAAQVLVGDRLGGGDLAGVRAVLRRCVAWGVGSGAAVGVVLASLAWVLGPAFTSSAAVARLVVPAVLVLAAGQPLAGLVFVLDGVLIGAGDNRYLAWTGLANLAAFALLAGAVLRWAPRGEWGLVCLMGAYAVGSLAARAGTLSPRAFGSRWLAGGAAGASRV
- a CDS encoding DEAD/DEAH box helicase: MAFRLPDEKQAPVGSVEARRLLDDATALRDLADDALAREEDARTEVARRFQVVRATLARRDLATMDVERLKDTADDRLPFPALRRAGYRTVADLVDERPEVLDAHPGIGAVSANRAIAAARALDQAAQERLGLRVAMDPSDERATDLLRWLRRVVQLADALDDVRGPAGVLANDLPALVTAAAPTRSRTRMLFAGERRRVAARQVLDQVRRLLDDAETAGIADRLTAAGRLARTAPGDTGVWGDFERAAVRYYGLLGEIVGIRDTTDAAAGQLPEDIAARVREQRLDGEFRTVSLRGYQAFGAKFALAQRRVILGDEMGLGKTVQAIAALAHLRALDQTHFLVVCPTSVLVNWLREIARHSTLTAHRLHGPDRADAARRWLAEGGVAVTTFDTLSALELPTALRARVDVPTQRDRVRRRRTVAAGPPGPRIAMLVADEAHYVKNPATKRAEALRALVNRADLVDRVLFLTGTPMENRVDEFRQLVGYLQPSLLPVNPAARRPRDTPELSPARFRTLVAPVYLRRNTHEVLSELPDRVSTDEWLERGSRAEQAAYRKAVLDRKFMAMRRVAFTGDPEHSAKLDRLVDIAREAGQNGQRVVVFSFFLEVLDIVGRRLRADPECGAVFGPITGAVAAEERQQLVDDFGRRPAPAVLLSQIVAGGTGLNMQAASVVILCEPQVKPTLEEQAIARLHRMGQIRTVQVHRLLTTDSVDQRLVEILAAKRVEFDAYARRSDLADAGPEALDVSDEVLTKQVLEEEYARIAKTGARA
- a CDS encoding SPFH domain-containing protein; protein product: MDIMGRIRGEFVDIIEWTDDSRDTIVWRFPRYENEIKMGAKLTVRESQAAVFVNEGQIADAYPPGMYTLETQNMPILSTLKGWKYGFNSPFKAEVYFVTTRQFTDLKWGTQNPVIVRDPEFGMVRLRAFGAFSMRVVDPGLLLKELAGTDPQFRTEEVSEFLRQLIVGRLGGALANAHVPMLDLATRQDQIGGTLAKALTEELAPYGIAIPKFVIENISLPPEVEEAIDKRSQMGILGNLDQYTQFQTANAIEAAAQNQGGAGEGLGIGLGMALGQRAAGGVGQPGYQQPGYQQPGFQQPGYQQPGPGYQQPGQQQPGYQQPGQQQAPSAPPPLPTPEQWFLGVNGQQLGPFDRGQLAQQISGGQLRPDTLVWKNGMAAWTAAAQVAEVAPLFGSVPPPLPPQA